One region of Armatimonadota bacterium genomic DNA includes:
- a CDS encoding prepilin-type N-terminal cleavage/methylation domain-containing protein → MTANFKTIRGRTGFTLVEIMIVVLIIGVILAVAVPSWLGARERSYARTCQGQLREIKYAKESWAMDNHKRADDMPSFDDLYPTYLKSKPECPAGGTYTIGAVNEDPTCSIGGRHSLDWR, encoded by the coding sequence ATGACCGCAAATTTTAAAACAATCCGCGGGCGGACGGGCTTTACGCTTGTTGAGATTATGATTGTTGTTTTGATTATAGGTGTTATCTTGGCAGTTGCAGTGCCATCGTGGTTAGGTGCACGAGAAAGATCATACGCACGAACATGCCAGGGCCAGCTTAGAGAGATTAAATATGCAAAGGAAAGCTGGGCTATGGATAACCATAAGAGAGCAGATGACATGCCGTCTTTCGATGACCTTTATCCAACCTATCTCAAAAGTAAGCCCGAATGCCCAGCGGGTGGGACATATACTATTGGCGCTGTGAATGAAGACCCAACATGTTCAATCGGCGGGAGACATTCGCTTGATTGGAGGTAA
- a CDS encoding prepilin-type N-terminal cleavage/methylation domain-containing protein, which translates to MIKRALKRRLCKQDGFTLVEVLLVIFVLALTALILAAVFPSSQVSRIKAAHLSYAVSLAHQKVEELRSAGYSGVLVSPTVETPLPELPNGVQRITVSQYAPNIKKIEVSITWGGYRQVQGSTNLVTLISDHS; encoded by the coding sequence GTGATTAAAAGAGCGTTGAAACGGAGATTGTGCAAGCAAGACGGCTTCACATTGGTAGAGGTGCTTCTCGTTATTTTTGTCCTAGCTCTGACAGCCCTAATTCTTGCAGCGGTGTTTCCATCCTCGCAGGTTTCTAGAATTAAAGCTGCACATCTTTCTTATGCTGTCAGCTTGGCACATCAGAAGGTAGAGGAGCTTCGGTCTGCAGGTTACAGCGGAGTTCTCGTAAGCCCAACCGTTGAAACTCCTTTACCAGAGCTTCCTAATGGTGTTCAGCGCATCACGGTCAGCCAATATGCTCCAAATATAAAAAAGATTGAGGTAAGTATTACGTGGGGAGGGTATCGCCAAGTTCAAGGTAGCACGAACTTGGTTACGCTAATATCTGACCATAGCTGA
- a CDS encoding TldD/PmbA family protein, with product MDYVSFAQDVVKQAIRAGAHEVDVYIQTGDDFEVEVRLGEIEELTQASSKGLGLRVFVDKRMAFASTTDLHMPVVSDLIKTTVQLAKAANKDKYNGLPDVGPGAVPDLKLFDPALAALPIDERIRMAREAEKASFEFDPRVTSSYGAGFEAYSGNRVLANSNGIAYTYSSTHCSISVAPVAEEDGKKQIGGAYSSRRFLAELASPEEVGREAAQKAVEKLGARKVETQKVPVVFDRMVGPDLWGPIFSALDGDSVHKGISFLKKKLGKRIASPVVCVVDDPLMPGGVGSMPFDGEGILTSRKIVIENGVLQMYFYDTRTARKYGKQPTGNTRRGYSGTPHISPSNFYLQPGEKSRDEIIRGIKKGFYVTDTIGRGANIVTGDFSVGATGIWISDGELAFPVQEVTIAGNMLEMMLNIEEVANDIRFISNIASPTFKIAEMMVAGR from the coding sequence ATGGATTACGTCTCATTCGCACAAGATGTCGTCAAGCAAGCAATTCGTGCTGGTGCGCACGAAGTGGATGTGTATATTCAAACTGGCGATGACTTTGAAGTAGAGGTCAGACTCGGCGAAATTGAAGAGCTAACACAGGCATCTTCGAAGGGTCTCGGACTTCGTGTCTTTGTTGATAAGCGAATGGCTTTTGCAAGCACAACCGATCTCCATATGCCAGTTGTCAGCGATTTAATCAAGACGACCGTCCAGCTTGCAAAGGCGGCAAATAAAGATAAATACAACGGCCTTCCTGATGTCGGTCCTGGGGCCGTTCCCGACTTAAAACTCTTCGACCCGGCTCTAGCAGCGTTGCCAATTGATGAACGGATCAGGATGGCAAGGGAAGCCGAAAAGGCATCCTTCGAGTTCGACCCACGGGTGACAAGCAGTTATGGAGCAGGCTTCGAAGCATATTCAGGCAACAGAGTCCTAGCAAATTCAAACGGCATAGCATACACCTATTCCAGCACACACTGTTCGATATCGGTAGCGCCGGTTGCGGAGGAAGATGGCAAGAAACAAATTGGAGGAGCATACTCTAGCAGACGGTTTCTTGCCGAGCTGGCCTCGCCAGAGGAAGTTGGACGCGAAGCAGCTCAGAAAGCTGTCGAAAAATTAGGCGCACGAAAGGTTGAGACGCAAAAGGTGCCGGTTGTATTCGATAGAATGGTTGGCCCTGACCTTTGGGGCCCTATTTTCTCTGCACTAGACGGGGATTCGGTTCACAAGGGCATTTCCTTCCTCAAGAAAAAGCTTGGAAAGCGAATTGCATCGCCGGTAGTTTGCGTCGTGGATGATCCACTCATGCCTGGCGGCGTGGGCTCAATGCCTTTCGATGGCGAAGGGATACTCACATCCCGCAAGATTGTTATTGAAAATGGCGTGCTTCAAATGTATTTTTATGATACGCGGACCGCGCGTAAATATGGGAAACAGCCTACCGGGAATACCAGGCGAGGCTACTCAGGAACACCACATATATCTCCTAGCAATTTCTATCTCCAGCCAGGCGAGAAATCCAGAGACGAGATTATTCGTGGAATAAAAAAGGGCTTTTATGTTACCGATACCATCGGCAGAGGAGCAAATATTGTTACGGGCGACTTTTCCGTAGGAGCAACGGGAATATGGATATCTGATGGAGAGCTTGCCTTTCCTGTTCAGGAGGTAACGATTGCTGGAAACATGCTTGAAATGATGCTCAATATAGAAGAAGTTGCTAACGATATTCGATTCATATCAAATATAGCTAGCCCTACCTTCAAGATCGCCGAAATGATGGTGGCGGGGAGGTAG
- a CDS encoding prepilin-type N-terminal cleavage/methylation domain-containing protein gives MKALRKMKRGEKGFTLIEIMIVVLIIGILLAIAVPNFIKARETSRAKSCIANLKQIDAAKEQWAMDNKKTTGDEPAWPNDLVGPDKYIKGNEPTCPSGGTYSCNPIGTDPTCSIGASSTPPHVLP, from the coding sequence ATGAAGGCACTCAGAAAGATGAAACGTGGTGAGAAGGGCTTCACACTAATTGAGATTATGATCGTAGTCCTGATCATCGGAATTTTGCTTGCGATAGCAGTTCCGAACTTCATCAAGGCGAGGGAAACCTCCCGGGCGAAGAGCTGCATTGCAAATCTAAAGCAGATTGACGCTGCCAAAGAGCAGTGGGCTATGGACAACAAGAAGACGACTGGCGACGAGCCGGCATGGCCAAATGATTTGGTGGGTCCTGACAAATACATCAAGGGTAACGAGCCCACGTGTCCGTCAGGCGGCACATACTCATGCAATCCAATCGGCACCGACCCGACATGCAGCATCGGTGCTTCATCAACTCCGCCGCACGTCTTGCCATAA